In the genome of Carnobacterium viridans, one region contains:
- the trmD gene encoding tRNA (guanosine(37)-N1)-methyltransferase TrmD: MKIDVLTLFPRMFQGPLTESIIGKAIDKDLLQVNVMNFRDYTDNKHQNVDDYPYGGGAGMLLKAQPIFAAIDAINEEAPDTKKRVILLDPAGVPFTQAVAEELAEEEHLVFICGHYEGYDERIRTLVTDEISLGDYVLTGGELGAMVMIDATVRLLPEVLGNDQSAKTDSHSTGLLEHPQYTRPAEYRGMKVPDVIISGNHKKIKEWQDKESIRRTLERRPDMLETVSLSAEQQNYLKELKMEREASKE, from the coding sequence ATGAAAATTGATGTTTTAACTTTGTTTCCACGAATGTTTCAAGGACCATTGACCGAATCCATTATTGGAAAAGCAATTGATAAAGACCTGCTACAAGTAAATGTGATGAATTTTAGAGACTATACAGATAACAAGCACCAGAATGTAGATGATTATCCGTATGGCGGCGGTGCAGGAATGTTATTAAAAGCGCAGCCTATTTTTGCTGCCATAGATGCAATCAATGAAGAGGCGCCGGATACTAAAAAGCGAGTCATCTTATTGGATCCTGCTGGTGTTCCGTTTACTCAAGCGGTAGCAGAGGAACTGGCAGAAGAAGAACATCTAGTATTTATCTGCGGACATTATGAAGGTTACGATGAACGAATTCGAACATTGGTAACGGATGAAATTTCGTTAGGGGATTATGTTTTAACCGGTGGAGAACTAGGTGCTATGGTAATGATCGATGCGACAGTACGTCTGTTACCAGAAGTTCTAGGAAATGATCAATCAGCTAAAACAGACTCTCATTCCACTGGATTATTGGAGCATCCTCAATACACTAGACCTGCTGAGTACCGTGGTATGAAAGTTCCTGATGTGATCATTAGTGGAAATCATAAAAAAATAAAAGAATGGCAAGACAAAGAATCAATTAGACGTACGCTGGAAAGACGTCCAGATATGCTTGAAACGGTCTCATTATCAGCTGAACAACAAAACTATTTAAAAGAACTAAAAATGGAGAGAGAAGCTTCTAAAGAATAA
- the rplS gene encoding 50S ribosomal protein L19, translating into MSNLIESITNEQLREDIPAFRPGDTVRVHAKIVEGTRERIQLFEGVVIKRRGAGVSETYTVRKISNGIGVERTFPLHSPRVAQIEVVRFGKVRRAKLYYLRALHGKAARIKEIRR; encoded by the coding sequence ATGAGTAATTTAATTGAATCAATCACTAACGAACAATTACGTGAAGACATCCCAGCTTTCCGTCCAGGAGATACTGTACGTGTTCATGCTAAAATCGTTGAGGGTACTAGAGAACGTATCCAATTATTTGAAGGTGTTGTAATCAAACGCCGTGGTGCTGGAGTTAGCGAAACTTATACAGTTCGTAAAATTTCTAATGGAATCGGCGTTGAACGTACATTCCCATTACATTCACCACGTGTTGCTCAAATCGAAGTTGTTCGCTTTGGTAAAGTACGTCGTGCTAAATTGTACTACTTACGTGCATTACATGGTAAAGCAGCTCGTATTAAAGAAATCCGTCGTTAA
- a CDS encoding OsmC family protein, protein MKDRKPLFHAEIVNETGVNGQAFVKNGGLNVKLSSPLSDEEGTNPEELLGLSFSTCLNATIQSLLKARGKENESRVEVHVDYMREPSGIGFFFNVEAFAKIEGLPFEESEKIVEEAENRCPVSKLLAGSQTVSVTAVEQF, encoded by the coding sequence ATGAAAGACCGCAAACCGTTATTTCATGCTGAGATAGTTAACGAAACAGGCGTGAATGGTCAAGCATTTGTAAAAAATGGCGGACTGAATGTTAAACTGTCCAGTCCCTTAAGTGATGAGGAAGGTACAAATCCTGAAGAATTACTTGGATTATCGTTTAGTACATGCCTTAATGCTACGATTCAATCCTTGCTAAAAGCAAGAGGAAAAGAGAATGAAAGCCGCGTTGAAGTTCATGTTGACTATATGCGTGAACCTAGTGGAATCGGATTTTTCTTTAATGTAGAAGCTTTTGCAAAAATTGAGGGACTACCTTTTGAAGAAAGCGAAAAAATCGTAGAAGAAGCTGAAAATCGTTGTCCTGTATCTAAATTATTGGCAGGAAGCCAGACAGTTTCTGTAACAGCAGTTGAACAATTTTAA
- a CDS encoding YajQ family cyclic di-GMP-binding protein, with protein MAKEASFDIVSEMNMEEIKNSIQLATKEIANRFDFKGSISEIKLEKEKLVLISDDDFKLEQVKDVLSNKLVKRGVPTRNLHYSATEKAFGGNVRQFADLINGIDKEHAKTITQLIKKSGIKVKTQIQDDQIRVTGKNRDDLQQVIALLRDTDLPIDLQFINYR; from the coding sequence ATGGCAAAAGAAGCAAGTTTTGATATCGTTTCAGAAATGAATATGGAAGAGATAAAAAATTCCATCCAGTTGGCAACAAAAGAAATCGCCAATCGTTTTGATTTTAAAGGCTCCATCAGCGAGATCAAATTAGAAAAAGAAAAATTGGTTTTAATTTCAGATGATGATTTTAAATTAGAGCAAGTAAAAGACGTATTGTCTAACAAATTAGTTAAAAGAGGCGTTCCCACAAGAAATCTCCACTATTCTGCAACTGAAAAAGCTTTTGGTGGAAATGTTCGTCAATTCGCTGACTTAATTAATGGAATCGATAAAGAACACGCAAAAACGATTACTCAACTGATTAAAAAATCTGGTATTAAAGTTAAAACTCAAATACAAGACGATCAAATACGAGTAACCGGTAAAAATCGTGATGATTTACAACAAGTTATTGCTCTATTAAGAGATACAGATCTCCCAATTGATTTGCAATTTATCAATTACAGATAG
- a CDS encoding YitT family protein translates to MTKLKTPNFWIEHIKKIFFIFFAAITSAVALNNFLIPSNIYAAGINGTSQLLSDVLSNNSGILIDTGVLILVFNIPIAILGWFKVGRNFTLYSFLTSILISMFTVILPINPLSTDPMMNALFGGIISGAGIGFALKYGFSTGGMDIISMVLAKTTGRSIGTLTFAMNLLIVSSAGFLYGWEYALYTLVSIYVMTKMIDTIHTSHQKVTAMIVTNEPDALVKVIHEKLMRGITIIPAKGAYSGMDRSILMVVITRYEMYELEQAVREADASAFVNFMETNKVLGEFWSSDRQKESQLKK, encoded by the coding sequence ATGACAAAATTAAAAACACCAAATTTTTGGATCGAACACATAAAAAAAATCTTTTTTATCTTTTTTGCAGCTATTACAAGTGCAGTGGCATTAAATAATTTTTTAATACCTTCTAACATTTATGCTGCTGGTATTAATGGAACTTCGCAATTATTATCAGATGTTCTTAGCAACAATTCAGGAATTCTAATTGATACAGGTGTCTTGATCCTTGTGTTTAATATTCCAATTGCAATCCTTGGATGGTTTAAGGTAGGAAGAAATTTTACATTATATAGTTTTTTGACCTCTATATTGATTTCGATGTTTACAGTTATCTTGCCCATTAACCCGCTGAGTACAGACCCGATGATGAATGCTTTGTTTGGAGGCATTATTAGTGGAGCTGGAATTGGTTTCGCGTTAAAATATGGGTTTTCAACTGGTGGAATGGATATTATTTCAATGGTGTTAGCTAAAACAACCGGAAGATCAATTGGAACGTTAACATTTGCCATGAATTTGCTGATTGTTTCGTCAGCTGGTTTTTTATACGGTTGGGAATATGCTTTGTACACATTGGTATCGATTTATGTTATGACTAAAATGATTGATACGATTCATACTAGTCATCAAAAAGTGACGGCCATGATCGTGACCAATGAACCAGATGCTTTAGTAAAAGTCATTCATGAAAAATTAATGAGAGGTATCACCATTATTCCTGCAAAAGGAGCTTATTCAGGAATGGATCGTTCTATTTTAATGGTGGTAATCACTCGCTACGAGATGTACGAACTTGAACAAGCGGTCAGAGAAGCAGATGCTTCAGCATTTGTTAATTTCATGGAAACGAATAAAGTGTTAGGTGAATTTTGGAGTTCTGATCGACAAAAAGAATCTCAATTAAAAAAATAA
- a CDS encoding Cof-type HAD-IIB family hydrolase — protein sequence MNKKLIALDLDGTTLNNRSEISARTQKVLTTLRNAGHLVSIVTGRPYRNSKQFYTQLGMETPMVNFNGALCHLPDQLNWKSQYHKTLDREIALDMLTLKKELDIHLIAAELRDTVFADNYFVPYSDFFPEGKKSASKLTASSLKEDPTAVCVFTDKENQAYIIEKIAARYGDSVEIRTWGGQTPCLEIVAAGVQKALGVERIAQVYGIKQKDIIAFGDEDNDYEMIQYAGHGVVMKNGIDTLKHISNDITEKTNNEEGLAHYLENYFKLV from the coding sequence ATGAATAAAAAATTAATTGCTCTTGATTTAGATGGCACTACATTGAACAATCGTTCAGAAATTTCAGCAAGAACACAAAAGGTTCTTACAACTTTAAGAAATGCGGGTCACCTTGTTTCAATCGTAACAGGCAGACCTTATAGAAACAGCAAACAATTTTATACTCAATTAGGTATGGAAACGCCTATGGTTAACTTTAATGGAGCGTTGTGCCATTTGCCAGACCAATTAAATTGGAAATCGCAATACCATAAAACATTAGATCGTGAAATTGCCTTAGATATGCTGACTTTAAAAAAAGAGTTAGACATCCACTTAATTGCTGCTGAACTCAGAGACACCGTTTTTGCAGATAACTATTTCGTCCCTTATAGCGATTTCTTTCCAGAAGGAAAAAAAAGCGCTTCAAAATTAACAGCTTCTAGTTTAAAAGAAGACCCTACTGCTGTTTGTGTCTTTACGGATAAAGAAAACCAAGCTTATATCATTGAAAAAATTGCAGCTCGTTATGGCGATTCAGTCGAGATTAGAACTTGGGGCGGACAAACACCTTGTTTAGAAATCGTAGCAGCAGGTGTACAAAAAGCATTAGGTGTCGAACGCATTGCTCAAGTATATGGTATCAAACAAAAAGATATTATTGCTTTTGGTGATGAAGATAATGATTATGAAATGATTCAATATGCAGGACATGGTGTAGTCATGAAAAATGGAATTGATACTTTAAAACACATTTCAAATGATATAACGGAAAAAACCAATAACGAAGAAGGTTTGGCTCATTATTTAGAAAATTACTTTAAATTAGTTTAG
- a CDS encoding prolyl oligopeptidase family serine peptidase, which produces MITVKQENVNGIPILEVVSTESINKTLPTVVFYHGWTNFKESSLVHGYEIARKGFRVLIPEAYLHGERSQGAPVNERSMEFWDVVQHSLVEFPTIIDYYVKAGLTDQNRIGVSGLSMGGVTTSALLTHYPWIKTAVVLMGSPAPIPFSKWLLTSKWQQGVEIDFESEQFAPAIESLKAISLDLQPEKIDGKFVHFWHDEDDDLVPYQPTFDFYKKIKDQDYGQYVSFTTTEGHGHHVPYMISVETAEYFNKHL; this is translated from the coding sequence ATGATAACGGTAAAACAAGAGAACGTAAATGGTATCCCTATATTAGAAGTTGTTTCAACAGAAAGTATAAATAAAACTTTACCAACTGTTGTTTTTTATCATGGGTGGACAAATTTTAAAGAAAGTTCTTTAGTTCATGGATATGAAATCGCTAGAAAAGGATTTAGAGTACTGATTCCTGAAGCTTATTTACATGGAGAAAGGAGTCAAGGTGCTCCAGTAAATGAAAGAAGTATGGAGTTTTGGGATGTTGTCCAACATAGTTTAGTAGAATTTCCAACTATAATCGATTATTATGTAAAAGCGGGATTAACAGATCAAAATCGCATCGGCGTGTCTGGCCTTTCTATGGGCGGTGTAACAACTTCCGCATTGTTAACGCACTATCCTTGGATAAAAACTGCTGTTGTCTTGATGGGAAGTCCCGCGCCAATTCCTTTTTCTAAATGGTTATTGACCTCTAAATGGCAACAAGGAGTAGAAATTGATTTTGAGTCAGAACAATTTGCTCCTGCTATCGAATCGTTAAAAGCTATTTCACTCGATTTACAACCTGAAAAAATTGATGGTAAATTTGTTCATTTCTGGCATGATGAAGATGATGATTTAGTACCTTATCAACCAACTTTTGATTTTTATAAAAAAATAAAAGATCAAGATTATGGACAATATGTGAGTTTTACAACGACGGAAGGACATGGTCATCATGTCCCTTATATGATTTCGGTTGAAACAGCTGAATATTTCAATAAACATTTATAA
- a CDS encoding metal-sulfur cluster assembly factor, translated as MEPTSENQIEELKGCIMTALEQVIDPELNIDIVNLGLVYAIELMDENHCVIKLTLTTMGCPLADTITNDIMTAMQSIPEITSTEVKLVWYPAWDTSRMSRYARIALGIR; from the coding sequence ATGGAACCAACTAGTGAAAATCAAATAGAAGAGCTTAAAGGATGCATAATGACAGCTTTAGAACAAGTTATCGATCCAGAACTGAATATTGACATTGTCAATCTAGGGTTAGTTTACGCTATTGAACTAATGGATGAAAATCACTGTGTGATAAAGTTAACGTTAACAACAATGGGCTGTCCATTAGCAGATACCATTACTAATGATATTATGACAGCTATGCAATCAATCCCTGAAATTACTTCAACCGAAGTTAAGCTAGTCTGGTACCCTGCTTGGGATACCAGCAGAATGAGCCGTTATGCAAGAATTGCATTAGGTATTAGATAA